A portion of the Acidobacteriota bacterium genome contains these proteins:
- a CDS encoding DUF2207 domain-containing protein, with translation MKPPSARALETQRALRRTGGIALLWLCLLPTSALAQRQLHWDRLEVSAHLNADGTLTVTEIQDMVFTGEWNGGERQFNIRPRQQLSLTSVSREVGGVWRDLSQDSSLNDVDDYSMTDAHTLRWRSRMPDDPPFSATPMRYRIRYVLSGILLKDDEVYLLDHEFAFPDREGPITRFELALTLDPAWRPEEPVRRLYTAGPLPPGDSFVLTLPLRYSGDGVPEARDTKRPQELVIAVSAILGVTLFAIAGWFIREQRYGRFAPLAHNVDEAWLREHILKHPAEVVAAAWDENVGTAEVVALLARMEAEGKLESSVGKGKKSTSMTMRLIADRSDLNAHERALIDKLFFDHRSDTSTSAVRAHYRTKGFNPADEIRPALEAAVDALLPPVPKRRRFSPLSILLLIAGSALVIYKWTQGYPGGFPVLLPMFVVAGAGWVTGLKFRSYLHWGLNAAILCLLPTMVIALGTAAYLWYRAGTGLVELAPHTAYGIAAVALAYILSCVNAMKSRRSPEAIAFRKRLTAGRAYFMEQLKTAEPALRDEWYPWLLGLELNKQVDAWSIERAPSPSSSTSRSTASHSTSFGSSGASTPSFAGFTGGRAGGAGASGAWHAAAVGMAATVSPPSSSGSGGGSSSGGSSSGGSSGGGGGGGW, from the coding sequence ATGAAACCACCTAGCGCCCGCGCGCTTGAAACCCAGCGCGCGCTACGAAGGACTGGCGGCATCGCCTTGCTGTGGCTCTGTCTGCTTCCGACGAGCGCGCTGGCGCAACGGCAACTGCACTGGGATCGCCTCGAGGTTTCCGCACACCTCAACGCCGACGGCACCCTGACCGTCACTGAGATTCAGGACATGGTGTTTACGGGTGAATGGAATGGCGGCGAGCGCCAGTTCAACATCCGCCCGCGGCAGCAGCTGTCGCTGACCAGCGTCTCTCGCGAGGTGGGCGGGGTCTGGCGGGACCTGAGTCAGGACTCAAGCCTGAACGATGTTGACGACTATTCGATGACCGATGCGCACACGCTGCGGTGGCGCAGCCGCATGCCGGACGATCCGCCGTTTTCGGCCACGCCGATGCGCTACCGGATTCGGTACGTCCTGTCGGGCATCCTGCTGAAAGACGACGAGGTCTATCTGCTCGACCACGAATTCGCGTTTCCTGACCGCGAAGGGCCGATCACGCGTTTTGAGTTGGCGCTGACCCTCGATCCGGCGTGGCGGCCGGAAGAGCCGGTGCGGCGGCTTTACACAGCTGGCCCGCTGCCACCAGGCGACAGCTTCGTGCTCACCCTGCCGCTCCGTTACTCCGGCGACGGTGTGCCCGAAGCGCGCGATACCAAACGGCCGCAGGAACTGGTCATCGCCGTCTCCGCAATATTGGGCGTGACACTCTTCGCGATTGCCGGGTGGTTCATCCGCGAGCAGCGCTACGGCCGTTTCGCCCCGCTCGCGCACAACGTTGACGAGGCCTGGCTGCGCGAACACATCCTGAAGCACCCGGCTGAGGTTGTGGCCGCAGCCTGGGATGAAAACGTCGGCACCGCGGAAGTGGTGGCCCTGCTTGCTCGCATGGAAGCTGAGGGCAAGCTGGAGAGTTCGGTCGGCAAGGGGAAGAAGAGCACGTCGATGACCATGCGCCTCATCGCCGATCGCTCGGACCTCAACGCCCACGAGCGCGCGCTCATCGACAAGCTGTTTTTTGATCACCGCAGCGACACCAGCACCAGCGCCGTCCGCGCGCACTATCGGACAAAGGGGTTCAATCCCGCCGACGAAATCAGACCCGCGCTTGAAGCGGCGGTGGATGCGCTGCTTCCGCCGGTGCCCAAACGGCGTCGCTTCAGCCCCCTCAGCATCCTGCTTCTGATCGCCGGAAGCGCGCTCGTCATCTACAAGTGGACGCAGGGGTACCCCGGTGGCTTTCCCGTGTTGCTCCCGATGTTCGTGGTTGCCGGAGCAGGCTGGGTCACAGGCCTCAAGTTCCGCAGCTACCTCCACTGGGGCCTCAACGCCGCGATCCTGTGTCTGCTGCCGACGATGGTCATCGCGCTCGGCACTGCGGCGTATCTCTGGTACCGCGCCGGCACCGGCCTCGTCGAACTCGCGCCACACACGGCGTATGGCATCGCCGCTGTGGCGCTCGCGTACATCCTCTCCTGCGTCAACGCGATGAAGTCCCGGCGGTCGCCAGAGGCCATCGCATTTCGCAAGAGACTGACTGCTGGCCGGGCCTATTTCATGGAGCAGCTCAAGACCGCGGAGCCGGCGCTGCGCGACGAGTGGTATCCCTGGCTCCTCGGCTTGGAACTCAATAAACAAGTAGACGCGTGGTCCATCGAGCGCGCGCCCTCCCCCTCCAGCAGTACATCGCGAAGCACCGCGAGCCACTCGACGTCGTTCGGCTCATCAGGTGCGAGCACCCCCTCGTTTGCCGGGTTCACCGGTGGCCGCGCAGGCGGCGCGGGCGCGTCCGGGGCTTGGCATGCCGCCGCAGTCGGCATGGCTGCCACCGTCTCTCCCCCATCGTCGAGCGGATCGGGCGGCGGGTCCAGCAGTGGCGGATCGAGCAGCGGTGGTTCTTCTGGCGGAGGTGGTGGCGGCGGGTGGTGA
- a CDS encoding trypsin-like peptidase domain-containing protein yields MSQVPIDPLTLKVSGADQKALAEALAAAFPDPAQLNQMLVARLDQPLAGISAPYPLTQATWDVVAFYKAKGHVLRLIAAARASQPDNPLLTQVAGRFGLAVTSLPTPQLEKIVKSTSVPFPVVIWRERLAQREVCVCRIELPTNNGMSFGTGFLVGPDLVLTNHHVMAPAIAGRDGTHTPGGLTVDPAKVVFRFDYKEMSDKTPVNEGVEVRLAADWLVDSSPHSPADLQAMPKAATPTMDELDFALVRLADAIGDAPIALGNDVDAHAKSRGWVSLPAAVWPFAEQSSLFILQHPKGAPMNLALDLEAKMTLNANGTRVIYQTGTEAGSSGSPCFNQFWDVIALHHAGDPSYPDLFPGSFNEGIPINRIVERLQAKGLTAGLTIT; encoded by the coding sequence ATGTCGCAAGTTCCCATCGATCCACTCACGCTGAAAGTCTCTGGCGCCGATCAAAAGGCGCTGGCGGAAGCGCTCGCCGCGGCTTTTCCGGATCCGGCCCAGCTCAATCAGATGTTGGTTGCGCGCCTCGATCAGCCGCTCGCCGGAATCTCGGCGCCGTATCCGCTGACCCAGGCCACCTGGGATGTGGTGGCGTTTTATAAGGCCAAAGGCCATGTACTGCGTCTGATCGCGGCGGCGCGAGCCTCTCAGCCCGACAACCCGTTGCTCACACAAGTGGCCGGACGTTTCGGCCTGGCCGTCACTTCGCTGCCCACCCCGCAGCTAGAGAAAATCGTCAAGTCCACCAGTGTCCCCTTCCCGGTGGTCATCTGGCGCGAGCGGCTCGCGCAGCGCGAGGTCTGCGTGTGTCGCATCGAGCTGCCCACCAACAACGGCATGTCATTCGGCACTGGTTTTCTGGTGGGGCCGGACCTGGTGCTGACCAACCACCACGTGATGGCGCCGGCCATTGCCGGGCGCGACGGCACACATACACCCGGCGGCCTCACGGTGGACCCGGCCAAAGTCGTGTTCCGCTTCGACTACAAGGAGATGAGCGACAAGACGCCGGTGAACGAAGGCGTCGAGGTGCGGCTCGCCGCAGACTGGCTCGTGGACTCGAGCCCGCATAGCCCAGCCGACCTGCAGGCCATGCCGAAAGCCGCCACGCCGACCATGGACGAACTCGATTTCGCCCTTGTGCGGCTGGCTGATGCGATCGGCGACGCGCCGATCGCGCTCGGCAACGATGTGGACGCGCACGCGAAGTCCCGAGGGTGGGTGTCGCTTCCGGCAGCAGTGTGGCCCTTCGCTGAGCAATCGTCCCTGTTCATCCTGCAGCACCCCAAGGGTGCGCCCATGAACCTGGCGCTGGACCTCGAAGCAAAGATGACGCTCAACGCCAATGGCACACGCGTGATCTACCAGACCGGCACCGAGGCCGGCTCCTCGGGTTCCCCGTGTTTCAACCAGTTTTGGGACGTCATCGCCCTTCACCACGCGGGCGACCCTTCCTACCCCGACTTGTTCCCGGGAAGTTTCAACGAAGGCATTCCGATCAACCGCATCGTCGAACGCCTGCAGGCCAAAGGGCTCACCGCAGGACTGACCATCACGTAG
- a CDS encoding metallophosphoesterase, translated as MIPSTHLNAMPEHSDQKPDQKPEQTIVTLRSLALPPAGGLESFGPAQGGVQTDEERLLMARYRQVLERVGQETAKAGTDLMVAVSDRDVSLLQSEIARQAQVARTLPSGGLEAKFGTGITGGDILGWIKTLFTHVDQSKAHPILRPTTTTAAVIADNARIALTADWGTGLYGAPLIATEIRKRAPFDLLLHLGDIYYSGTPDEVRERFLAPWPKDAGAISRTLNSNHEMYSGGEGYFTVALPAFDQSSSYFAFQNTHWLLVGLDTAYVDHDMDTEQVAWLNVVIDRAREENGGIAKKLILFSHQQPFSRLETQGPKLQQALRHLLDARKVTAWYWGHEHQCVVYDPHPVFGLLGRCLGNGGIPEPRKGHVKAAPTEQTIGTVTWKRLTATADSPSCLVLDGPNAAIKGEEEKFVPHGFMTLEFNGPALVERVWLADGTEILNRTIQ; from the coding sequence ATGATCCCGTCAACTCACCTGAACGCCATGCCAGAACACTCCGATCAGAAGCCTGACCAGAAGCCGGAGCAGACGATTGTCACGCTCCGCAGTCTTGCGCTTCCGCCTGCCGGGGGCCTGGAGTCGTTCGGTCCCGCGCAGGGCGGCGTACAAACTGATGAAGAACGCCTGCTCATGGCGCGATATCGCCAGGTGCTCGAACGTGTGGGCCAGGAGACGGCGAAGGCGGGCACCGATCTGATGGTGGCCGTGTCCGATCGCGATGTTTCCCTCCTCCAGAGTGAAATCGCGCGACAGGCCCAGGTCGCCCGCACGCTTCCGTCTGGCGGACTGGAGGCCAAGTTCGGTACTGGTATCACCGGCGGCGACATCCTGGGCTGGATCAAGACGCTGTTTACGCACGTCGATCAGTCGAAAGCTCATCCGATCCTGCGGCCCACGACGACCACGGCGGCCGTCATCGCCGACAACGCGCGCATTGCCCTGACCGCCGACTGGGGCACGGGCCTGTACGGCGCTCCGCTCATCGCCACCGAGATCCGGAAACGTGCGCCGTTTGACCTTCTGCTCCACCTGGGCGACATCTACTATTCGGGCACCCCCGACGAAGTGCGGGAACGATTCCTGGCCCCATGGCCAAAGGACGCCGGCGCGATCAGCCGCACACTGAACTCCAATCACGAGATGTACTCGGGCGGTGAGGGTTACTTCACCGTAGCGCTCCCTGCGTTCGATCAGTCGTCGAGTTATTTCGCGTTCCAGAACACGCACTGGCTGCTCGTGGGCCTCGATACCGCGTACGTGGACCACGACATGGACACCGAACAGGTGGCGTGGCTGAATGTGGTGATCGATCGAGCGCGCGAGGAGAACGGCGGCATCGCAAAGAAGCTCATCCTGTTCTCGCATCAACAGCCGTTCTCGCGGCTTGAGACTCAGGGCCCCAAACTCCAGCAAGCCCTGCGGCATCTGCTGGACGCGCGAAAAGTGACGGCGTGGTACTGGGGCCACGAGCACCAGTGCGTGGTCTACGATCCACATCCGGTTTTCGGATTGCTGGGCCGATGCCTGGGGAACGGAGGCATTCCGGAACCGCGAAAAGGCCACGTCAAGGCGGCGCCCACCGAGCAGACGATAGGCACGGTGACCTGGAAACGCCTCACGGCAACTGCCGACAGTCCGTCGTGCCTGGTTCTGGACGGACCAAACGCTGCGATCAAGGGCGAAGAGGAGAAGTTCGTGCCGCACGGCTTCATGACGCTCGAGTTCAATGGCCCTGCGCTCGTCGAGCGCGTGTGGCTGGCGGATGGCACTGAGATTCTGAACCGCACTATCCAGTGA
- a CDS encoding Ig-like domain-containing protein, producing the protein MKRQQREWAKSGLLCVCVAMALPSCGGGDTTTPTPTVSSVAVSGAALNTVPGQTLQLTAIATLSNGSTQNVTNSATWTTSSTTIANVSTTGLVTGGAVGDATIGARHQNVLGTLLVGIKSLIARFTVSNATGPDVCRIVAGSGGNLDCTFNGSTSLGNPTTWAWSFVVATATGTSGNQSTATFVPTPGCGFFATKAAQIGTTGSVQMIVRLTVSKTGGVSEEVTNQNVRLFPQSQCGYGF; encoded by the coding sequence ATGAAACGTCAGCAGCGAGAATGGGCCAAGTCGGGACTTCTGTGTGTGTGCGTGGCCATGGCGCTTCCCTCGTGCGGCGGTGGCGACACCACCACGCCTACACCGACGGTTTCGTCCGTGGCTGTTTCGGGGGCCGCTCTCAACACGGTGCCCGGCCAGACGCTGCAACTGACGGCGATCGCCACGTTGTCGAACGGCTCAACTCAGAACGTGACGAACTCGGCGACGTGGACGACGAGCAGCACGACGATTGCGAATGTCTCGACCACCGGCCTGGTGACAGGCGGGGCAGTGGGCGATGCCACGATCGGCGCACGGCACCAGAATGTGCTGGGCACACTCCTGGTCGGGATCAAATCGCTGATCGCGCGGTTCACCGTCTCGAACGCCACGGGACCTGACGTCTGCAGGATTGTCGCGGGATCGGGTGGCAACCTTGATTGCACCTTCAACGGATCCACCTCGCTCGGCAATCCGACCACGTGGGCCTGGAGCTTCGTGGTGGCCACGGCGACAGGAACGAGTGGAAACCAGAGCACGGCCACGTTTGTGCCCACTCCCGGGTGCGGGTTCTTCGCGACGAAGGCCGCTCAGATTGGCACGACCGGTTCGGTCCAGATGATCGTGAGGCTGACCGTGAGCAAGACGGGCGGCGTCAGCGAAGAAGTGACCAACCAGAACGTGCGTCTGTTCCCGCAGTCCCAGTGCGGCTACGGCTTCTGA
- a CDS encoding VWA domain-containing protein encodes MQTLPFSEFLDALRDKDFGVGLHEYMAAGRLLQHWDQTNRAELRNSLAALIARREDEVETIRRLFDEFYPEAPKTIVKPPETPPETRGNTGRRWLWAAAAVLVIVAAVLVDRTVLNPPINSTVSPTVTDGPPTDPAETIRPTTVELVADPLAAPPAVDLPSPPSRRNLSALALMGLAVFALTALPLWWSQMREATRRWTTEAWGASLAALPGPFHADFKLKDLETRLPRADIEEAATILGRSFHARDEQRSGTLDVMRTLHATIRAGMRPHLIFKARRRLQPILVLQDVSQSMTVHTRRVDGLIHDLSRQGIAIERWFFDGDISRPATRRYGPPMPLETLLRRRDDGPVMILGTGLGLAASLSGNDLGWLDALRQQSRRVWVNPVSDPSLWPKALLRLPVPAVAMTRGGLLQASRKLTQDDRTAFRSVDRAPRVVTAAHVEQLRRLASLVPHPTVDLLELLRQRFAPEIPESAVLRTAGPLATAGNQPLRLPDEEIRDLLADVRAHQPALEARVRSYLLKVLADSEPAPGSAAHMRWQASVALQRVQLADVQGGDASASIETLRALHQGPLWEEIREMVARQPARSAPSAQLRASVRADKAADEPPSIAFRWTPPGWRVTALATAAGVLVVLGAMASGSFVNASAHLDDAYQLEYVDASAGGPGAVRIRRLVDNGAPDTVRLYRGSSPAGDVITLSGLAPVTVPIEAGTPAAIYQVRASLPTGALALSNTLWAPSVLVVIDARPWANVTITSAEAGVNFAHSQTTPFGVRIPAGAYTVALENQGLNPASTERLVVAQDGSRSFTFTMPGFNLDQTLQQLGVVTTPPRSSKKTP; translated from the coding sequence ATGCAGACACTGCCGTTCAGCGAGTTCCTCGACGCGCTGCGCGACAAGGACTTCGGCGTCGGCCTGCACGAATACATGGCCGCCGGCCGGCTCCTGCAGCATTGGGATCAAACCAACCGCGCGGAACTGCGCAACAGCCTGGCAGCGCTCATCGCCCGTCGCGAAGACGAAGTCGAGACCATTCGCAGGTTGTTCGACGAGTTCTACCCGGAAGCGCCGAAGACGATAGTCAAGCCGCCAGAAACACCGCCTGAGACGCGTGGAAACACCGGCCGACGTTGGCTCTGGGCGGCCGCGGCAGTCCTGGTGATTGTCGCGGCGGTGCTCGTCGACAGAACGGTTCTGAATCCGCCTATAAACTCTACGGTCAGCCCAACCGTCACAGACGGGCCGCCGACAGACCCCGCAGAAACGATCAGGCCGACGACGGTCGAACTGGTGGCGGATCCATTAGCCGCTCCACCGGCCGTTGACTTGCCTTCGCCGCCATCCCGGCGAAACCTCTCGGCGCTGGCTTTGATGGGCCTGGCGGTGTTTGCGCTCACGGCCCTCCCCCTCTGGTGGAGCCAGATGCGAGAGGCCACACGGCGCTGGACCACCGAGGCTTGGGGTGCATCGCTTGCGGCGCTGCCGGGTCCTTTCCACGCCGACTTCAAACTCAAGGATCTTGAAACACGGCTGCCTCGGGCGGACATTGAAGAGGCCGCCACCATCCTTGGACGGTCGTTCCACGCCAGGGACGAACAACGAAGCGGCACCCTCGACGTCATGCGTACGCTGCACGCCACCATCCGCGCCGGCATGCGGCCGCACCTCATCTTCAAGGCCCGCCGCCGGCTGCAGCCAATTCTGGTGTTGCAGGACGTCTCGCAATCCATGACCGTGCACACCCGCCGTGTTGATGGCTTGATCCACGACCTCAGCCGCCAGGGCATCGCCATTGAGCGCTGGTTTTTTGACGGCGATATCAGCCGGCCCGCCACTCGTCGTTATGGCCCGCCCATGCCGCTTGAGACGCTGCTCCGCAGACGCGACGATGGACCGGTGATGATTCTGGGGACCGGGCTTGGCCTGGCCGCCAGCTTGTCTGGGAATGACCTTGGCTGGCTCGACGCCCTTCGACAGCAGAGCCGCCGCGTATGGGTGAATCCTGTGTCCGATCCATCGCTGTGGCCCAAGGCCCTGCTGCGGCTCCCGGTGCCGGCCGTGGCGATGACTCGCGGCGGGCTGCTGCAGGCCTCGCGAAAGCTGACGCAGGATGATCGCACCGCGTTCAGGAGTGTGGATCGCGCACCGCGCGTGGTGACCGCCGCCCACGTCGAACAGCTGCGCCGACTCGCCAGCCTTGTGCCACATCCCACGGTGGACCTGCTTGAACTTCTGCGTCAGCGTTTTGCGCCCGAGATCCCGGAGAGCGCGGTGCTGCGCACGGCGGGTCCACTCGCCACCGCCGGCAACCAGCCACTGCGCCTGCCCGATGAAGAGATTCGCGACCTGTTGGCCGACGTCCGCGCACATCAGCCGGCGCTTGAAGCGCGCGTCCGCTCGTACCTGCTCAAGGTGCTGGCTGATTCCGAACCGGCGCCCGGTTCGGCAGCGCATATGCGATGGCAGGCCAGCGTGGCGCTGCAACGCGTGCAACTGGCCGACGTGCAGGGCGGCGACGCATCGGCGTCGATCGAGACACTTCGCGCACTCCACCAGGGACCTCTGTGGGAGGAAATCCGCGAGATGGTGGCGAGGCAACCGGCCAGAAGCGCCCCCTCCGCGCAACTGCGCGCCAGCGTTCGCGCCGACAAGGCGGCCGACGAGCCGCCGTCCATCGCATTCCGATGGACGCCCCCTGGATGGCGGGTGACGGCGCTCGCCACTGCCGCCGGCGTGCTGGTGGTGCTGGGCGCAATGGCCAGCGGGTCGTTCGTCAATGCCAGCGCGCATCTGGACGACGCGTATCAGCTCGAGTACGTGGACGCCTCGGCGGGCGGGCCGGGCGCCGTTCGGATTCGGCGGCTCGTCGACAACGGCGCCCCTGACACCGTGCGGCTCTATCGCGGCTCCTCGCCGGCAGGCGATGTGATCACGCTCAGCGGCCTCGCTCCGGTGACCGTGCCGATCGAGGCCGGCACGCCTGCCGCGATCTACCAGGTGCGCGCCTCTTTGCCGACAGGCGCGTTGGCCTTGAGCAACACGTTGTGGGCGCCGTCCGTGCTCGTGGTCATCGACGCGCGCCCCTGGGCAAACGTGACGATCACCTCGGCAGAGGCCGGCGTGAACTTCGCGCACTCACAGACCACGCCGTTCGGGGTACGGATTCCAGCCGGCGCCTACACCGTGGCCCTCGAGAATCAGGGTCTCAATCCCGCATCAACTGAGCGCCTGGTGGTGGCCCAGGACGGGTCTCGCAGTTTCACGTTCACGATGCCCGGGTTCAATCTCGACCAGACACTTCAGCAGCTGGGCGTCGTGACGACGCCCCCGCGCTCGTCCAAAAAAACACCATGA
- a CDS encoding MoxR family ATPase, protein MSAAPLSRRYAGDGSVPEGQPQSARGEKGRYLADPQLVSAVNTALVVEQPLLVTGEPGTGKTTLAWSVATELGLGPVLQFHTRSDHQASDAFYEIDHLLRFYHAQTGDARASQPENYLKWNALGEAIRSPTRRLVLIDEVDKAPRDFPNDLLNEIDQMEFRVPALDLVFKATERPVVIITSNSERQLPDPFLRRCVFHRIEFPDADRLKQILQQRLGHLNLSQSLLDAAVKRFGQIRDLPGLEKRPATGELLAWVRALASAGVDAQALERSIGETPATAALLKTEPDARLFRQTS, encoded by the coding sequence ATGAGCGCTGCACCACTTTCACGCCGTTATGCCGGTGACGGCAGCGTCCCCGAAGGGCAACCCCAATCTGCACGAGGCGAGAAGGGCCGGTACCTGGCAGACCCGCAGCTGGTGTCGGCCGTCAACACCGCGCTGGTCGTGGAGCAACCGTTGCTGGTGACCGGTGAGCCCGGCACAGGAAAGACGACCCTCGCCTGGTCAGTGGCCACCGAACTCGGGCTGGGCCCCGTGCTGCAGTTCCACACGAGAAGCGACCACCAGGCCAGCGATGCGTTCTACGAAATCGATCACCTCCTGCGCTTCTACCACGCGCAAACGGGTGACGCGCGGGCTTCCCAGCCCGAGAACTACCTGAAGTGGAACGCGCTGGGTGAAGCCATTCGCTCGCCAACACGTCGTCTTGTCCTGATTGACGAAGTGGACAAAGCGCCGCGCGACTTCCCCAACGATCTGCTCAACGAGATCGATCAGATGGAGTTCCGGGTGCCGGCGCTCGACCTGGTGTTCAAGGCCACCGAACGGCCCGTGGTGATCATCACGAGCAACAGCGAACGGCAACTGCCCGATCCGTTCCTGAGACGATGTGTGTTTCATCGCATCGAGTTCCCGGATGCCGATCGGCTGAAGCAGATCCTGCAGCAACGCCTGGGGCACCTGAACCTCTCGCAATCCCTGCTGGATGCCGCGGTCAAGCGGTTTGGGCAAATCCGCGATTTGCCGGGACTGGAAAAACGTCCGGCCACCGGTGAGTTGCTGGCGTGGGTGCGCGCGCTCGCCTCGGCCGGGGTGGATGCCCAGGCGCTGGAGCGCAGCATCGGAGAGACACCTGCGACGGCCGCGTTGCTCAAAACCGAGCCTGACGCTCGCCTGTTTCGTCAGACCAGCTAG
- a CDS encoding alkaline phosphatase family protein: protein MSQLIVGHVTASTARIWTRGEKDSKEARLKYRKAGTTAWQAEPPRPLVAHRGFVEVFELSGLAPQTAYECQLSFKAGKAPQVNSGTFTTAPAGPGACSFLFGSCNWSRGGLISRKIGNARKSWEGIQALVEQLEPDFMVHCGDQVYADIFVHPLPEFMDLRYYRSLYQDAWKVRPTAEVLASLPHYMILDDHEIFDDFYNGKPFLQRPSDSIRDVAKVVYQECQDSHNPQNYWPAYHYSFEWAAAKFFVVDVRSERHKGQHATIVSPQQMARLKDWLKTNRDEVKFVATAVPFVGEARSGSDKWCGDDFRHQRDELIEFLAAERVGKLVFLTGDMHCSYHATMTLPHPTGDLVIHELMSSPINQVPNGIHALRTSVVATTSGGVDYSVNLDEGEFYGEHSNVMHVEATAGGQISWSVYRTKAAEAIPTAVRSGMFHL, encoded by the coding sequence ATGTCCCAGCTGATTGTCGGGCACGTGACTGCGTCCACGGCGCGTATCTGGACACGCGGCGAGAAGGACTCGAAGGAAGCCCGTCTGAAGTATCGAAAAGCCGGAACGACCGCCTGGCAGGCGGAGCCCCCACGGCCGCTTGTCGCACATCGCGGCTTTGTTGAAGTGTTCGAGCTGTCGGGCCTGGCGCCACAGACGGCCTACGAGTGTCAGCTCAGTTTCAAAGCAGGCAAGGCGCCGCAGGTCAACTCCGGCACGTTCACGACGGCGCCGGCTGGTCCGGGCGCCTGCTCATTCCTCTTCGGATCCTGCAACTGGTCCAGAGGCGGGTTGATCAGCCGCAAGATCGGCAACGCCCGGAAGTCCTGGGAGGGCATACAGGCGCTCGTGGAACAGCTCGAACCAGATTTCATGGTGCACTGCGGCGATCAGGTTTATGCCGACATCTTCGTCCATCCGCTTCCGGAGTTCATGGACCTGAGGTACTACCGATCCCTCTATCAGGATGCGTGGAAGGTCCGGCCCACAGCAGAGGTCCTGGCCTCACTGCCCCACTACATGATCCTGGACGACCATGAAATTTTCGATGACTTCTACAATGGAAAGCCATTTCTCCAGCGCCCCTCTGACTCGATCCGGGACGTCGCCAAGGTGGTGTATCAGGAATGCCAGGACTCGCATAATCCCCAGAACTACTGGCCGGCGTATCACTACTCCTTTGAATGGGCGGCCGCGAAGTTTTTTGTGGTTGACGTGCGATCAGAACGTCACAAGGGGCAACACGCCACCATCGTGAGTCCGCAACAGATGGCCCGCTTGAAGGACTGGCTCAAGACGAATCGAGATGAGGTCAAGTTCGTCGCCACCGCCGTGCCATTCGTGGGGGAAGCCAGAAGCGGCAGCGACAAGTGGTGCGGTGATGACTTTCGCCATCAGCGCGACGAACTCATCGAATTTCTGGCCGCCGAGCGGGTCGGCAAACTGGTCTTCCTGACAGGTGACATGCATTGCTCGTATCACGCCACCATGACACTTCCGCACCCCACTGGTGACCTGGTGATCCACGAGCTCATGTCGAGCCCGATCAACCAGGTTCCAAACGGCATCCATGCGCTGAGGACTTCCGTCGTCGCCACAACCTCCGGAGGTGTCGACTACTCCGTGAATCTGGACGAGGGCGAATTTTACGGAGAGCACTCCAACGTCATGCATGTCGAGGCCACGGCAGGCGGCCAGATCTCATGGAGCGTCTATCGCACCAAGGCCGCCGAGGCCATTCCCACCGCCGTCCGGTCCGGCATGTTCCACCTCTGA
- a CDS encoding GNAT family N-acetyltransferase has protein sequence MPSSPESITIVTFRPEHAEAFYRLNRAWLDEHGLYEPADEVQLADPQGAVIDAGGTVFIAERGGMVVGTAAIAPHGPGEVELLKVTVADAARGAGLGRSLVDVCIARAREMGAHTVILVSSSRLQPALRLYERMGFTHRPMPSPMPYATADVCMELHIPVS, from the coding sequence ATGCCTTCATCACCTGAGTCGATCACCATCGTCACCTTTCGCCCGGAGCATGCCGAGGCGTTCTACCGCCTCAATCGCGCATGGCTCGACGAGCATGGTCTGTACGAACCCGCAGATGAAGTGCAACTGGCCGATCCCCAGGGGGCGGTGATTGACGCTGGCGGGACCGTCTTTATTGCCGAACGCGGTGGCATGGTTGTGGGCACCGCGGCGATTGCGCCGCATGGCCCTGGCGAAGTGGAGTTGCTGAAGGTCACGGTGGCCGACGCGGCTCGTGGTGCGGGCCTGGGGCGCAGCCTTGTGGACGTGTGTATCGCTCGCGCGAGAGAGATGGGGGCGCACACGGTGATCCTGGTCTCCAGTTCGCGTCTGCAGCCGGCGTTGCGCCTCTACGAACGCATGGGTTTCACGCACCGACCGATGCCGTCACCGATGCCGTACGCCACAGCGGATGTCTGCATGGAGCTGCACATTCCGGTCTCTTGA